One part of the Diadema setosum chromosome 6, eeDiaSeto1, whole genome shotgun sequence genome encodes these proteins:
- the LOC140230083 gene encoding uncharacterized protein, translated as MMLLLASVMLLCGGLSNVGAITCNMCMEMSSTNAVLQAGLAAAEGAGAEGTGAPMSMSCQTPVPMTCDKCMTQQFTFTFTSDTYGDGTLTMTQLGCSDPSMDSELGADNCLPPEMVTMIADQITQSAGQGGNLPPGITVTGTTGSLCVCDTDNCNVVPEAAASNPTGAAPSMMAGSAEPQAGDGAEQDTTMQTTTAGAVHVLASATVLIASLLSAIVFRAV; from the exons TTGGCGCCATCACTTGTAATATGTGTATGGAGATGTCTTCTACAAACGCGGTCCTTCAAGCTGGATTAGCTGCAGCCGAGGGTGCGGGGGCCGAAGGTACTGGCGCGCCCATGTCAATGTCCTGCCAGACACCTGTTCCAATGACCTGTGACAAGTGCATGACGCAGCAATTCACTTTCACCTTTACCAGCGATACAT ACGGTGACGGTACCCTTACAATGACGCAGCTAGGCTGTAGTGACCCGAGCATGGACAGCGAGCTTGGTGCAGACAACTGCCTCCCCCCGGAAATGGTAACCATGATTGCGGATCAAATAACGCAGTCAGCGGGCCAGGGAGGCAACTTGCCACCCGGCATCACAGTCACCGGTACCACTGGCTCCCTCTGCGTGTGCGATACCGACAACTGCAACGTCGTGCCGGAGGCAGCTGCCAGCAACCCCACCGGTGCTGCTCCGTCCATGATGGCTGGCTCAGCCGAGCCGCAGGCTGGAGATGGTGCCGAACAGGACACCACGATGCAGACAACGACAGCGGGCGCTGTGCACGTCTTGGCGAGCGCGACTGTGCTGATTGCCTCTTTGCTTAGCGCCATCGTTTTCCGAGCCGTGTGA
- the LOC140229874 gene encoding uncharacterized protein: MTSSNPAFIPPSDPDAVSCDAPLTVNCSMPRACKANVVEQTYTHETVGNISFTRRELGCDEGGLQVTYCISGDTFASLVAATVADTLKEIFEPLGLTYRGVSGSLCVCDTGDNCNAISTTTAPPSAGTTVAAPIVRDGSRGGDAGTTMQTTTRGGAMHFTMNGALLFIGTSLSVTAAINIA; encoded by the exons ATGACGTCGTCTAACCCCGCCTTTATCCCGCCTAGTGATCCGGACGCCGTATCGTGCGATGCTCCGCTGACAGTGAACTGTTCCATGCCGAGAGCGTGCAAGGCAAATGTGGTCGAACAGACCTACACGCATGAAACTG TGGGCAATATCTCATTTACTCGAAGGGAGCTGGGATGTGATGAGGGCGGGCTCCAGGTAACTTACTGCATCTCTGGCGATACGTTTGCCTCCCTCGTCGCAGCCACCGTTGCCGATACATTAAAGGAAATCTTCGAACCGCTTGGTCTGACGTACAGGGGGGTCAGCGgcagtctgtgtgtgtgcgacACGGGCGACAACTGCAACGCCATCAGCACCACTACAGCGCCACCTTCGGCAGGAACGACCGTCGCCGCGCCAATCGTAAGAGACGGCAGCCGCGGCGGAGATGCTGGCACAACTATGCAGACCACGACTCGAGGGGGCGCTATGCACTTCACAATGAACGGGGCGCTCTTGTTCATTGGCACTTCTCTTTCTGTTACGGCTGCTATCAACATCGCTTAA